The DNA sequence aaggccttgtttagtttctaaaaattttaaagatttttcatcatATTGAATTATTGGACGTATGCAtgcagcattaaatatagacgacaaCAAAAACTAGttgtatagtttgtctgtaatttgcaagataaatcttttgagcctagttagtccgtgattggataataattatcaaatacaaacgtagATAAAGCCAAAATATTgacaaactaaataaggcctaatttTTCATGCTACTGTATGCACGTAGGCCAAGGAAAAGGACACAAAAAATTTCTCCATGTGCGTAAATCGAGGAGAGCTTTTACGAGTACTTGTTTACTACATTCTCGATATGTGTCCGTGAGTACAAGTGTAGGAAATTTTCCACCGCAGcaaactagggccttgtttagttcggaaaactgaaaagttttcagaactgtagcactttcgtttttatttgagaaacattatccaatcattgagtaactaggcttaaaaaattcatcttgtgatttacaggtaaactatgcaattagtttttattttcgtctatatttaatactccatgtatgtggtgtaagattcgatgtgacagagaattttgaaaagattttggtttttgaggtgaactaaacaaggcctaggtgttatttagtttccaaaagttttgtaatttttttaagattttccgtaacattgaatcttacggtacatgcataaaaaattaaatatagttaaaaaataactaattgtatagtttatctataatttgcaagacgaatcttttgagaattttttaagtctagtctataattggacaataattgtaaaatacaaacaaaagtgataAAGTAGCCCAAAACCATGTAAATCTGTCGACACGTTACTACCTACGTTACGGTAGTAGTACACTAGGGTCAATTTTAGATAACAAAATGCCTAATTGTTAGCTCACTAAAAATTAGCCTAAATTTACATCACGATGAATATGTATAATGTCATGTCATTGGTTATTTGGTTTACCGACATTGAATTTTGGTTAACACTGAGTTTGAGCCTTAAAGAGATGTCCCATCATTAACTGGCAcgatcaacaaaaaaaaaagataacgtAATTTCAAATCttaaggcacacgaagacaacACGGACTTCACTCACTCAAAAATGATCTGAGAAAccctctcaaaaaaaaattactgTATCTGAGAACAAGAaacattgcaaaaaaaaaaaaaagtgtccTAGGGCAGCGGACGCTGGAGACCGCTTGTCCCCATCCTTCTGCGTAGTCGGGCTGCTAGGTGGACATGGGCCCAGGATAGAGGCTGCAGCCCCTCGAAAAAAAAAAAGTGGAACAGGTCTTCAAATTGAGCCCACGAAGAGCCCATAGGAACGAGACTCGAGACTCTCGAGCGGCACACCGCGCCGCCCCTCGCCTCCGTTCCTCACCTCCTCTGTTCTCCTCCCCGTCGGCGCTCCCGCCTCCGGCCTCCCATCGTGGCATCAGCGGCGTGCGGCGACCTGCCGGCCTGGGCTAGCGGCGTGCCGATACATCCCGTGGCCCGGCCGGCCGCCCTGCTGCAGTGCTGGTTGCTGCCTCCTGGCGCTGGGCGCTGCCCGGGCTCAGGTGGCCAGGTCGCCCCCAGCGGGCCAGCACCCGCGGCCCCTGCCCTCTGCTGGCCTGCAGCTTCATCGTCTACACGCGGCTCGCCTGTGCTCCTGCTGGCTGGAGCTTGCTGTCCTGCTCACTACTAGTCGCAGAGAGTTCAGAGGCACAGACAGAGTCCAGAGCCACAGACAAGACGGGAAAGATCTAAGATCAACAGTGAGTCATTGTGAGTAACCGGGTATCAATTTCTGATTTTTCATTTCATATGAATGCCAATGTCTAGTTTCTAATAATTGCATTGGAGTTTGCTGTATTTGATTTCTTATTAGGGCGTAGGAGACAAAGATGAAATACTGAGTGGAATTTGATTTCTTATTAGCAGTAATAAATAGCATGAGATGCTACTGAGTGGAATTTGTTTGCATCGCTGGAACTGGAAGATGAAAAATATTCTAAAGCGCTTTGTGGCAGAGTGCTGACTGCTGCTCTGCATCATCTCTGATGAGTAATTGGTGATTGTGAATTTGTGAATTCAGCATATGAATGCCACGTAGAAGAGTTTATCTTTTGCTGTTAGGAACTTGCAATTGTGTGCTCAGGGAGAGAAAACAACATTTTTTCCACCTGTTTTTTGCAAAGTATTCTGTGATTTTAGTAGAGACATAGGATGCCTGCCAGTTTCATGGCATTTCCTGAAGTGTGTATGATGACAGTGATTACTATGACCAGTGACCCTTTATGGTTTGGGTCTTGAGAGTGACAAGAAATGATAAGATTGTTGAAGAATGCATTGCAAACACTTCGTATCTCATTAGCtacaaatgatgcacctaaaggaaaaGCCCTAGACTAGTAATGAAATCTTCTATTCGTACCTTATGTTTGAACAATTTTTATTGTCATTTATGCACGTTTCAAACTTATTTGTTGAGTTTAAGGTATTATTATGAGACCTTTTATTATATTTTCACTTATTATGCAGCCAGCAATCAACTACCAACGGCTTAATCGATCTCAGCCATCCAAAGGCACCATCTGATGGCTTAACGAGACACTGGCACCAATGAACCCGCAcacgcaccaccaccacctgcgTCAGCTCCAGGCcgtcctcctccgccgcggCCACCAAATCCCCTCGCCACCGACGACCCACCTGGATCCTGACCGGGCCTACCTCGCCACCATCCGTGCAGCCGCCACCACCCCACGCCTCGTGCTCGCTGCCTGTGCCTGCCTCCGCCGCACCGGCCTGCCTCCACCGGGGCCCCGAGCGCTTCCAGCCCTGCTCCGCTCCGCTGCTCGCTGCGTGGGTGCTGGCGCTTATGTCAGGGGCGCGCACGCGCTGGCCTTCAGGGTTGGGTCACTGGACGATGGATTCGTTAGAACCGCGCTGGTCGGGGCATATGCAGCGTGTGGATGCGTGGGGGACGCGCGGAAAGTGTTTGACGGAATGGCCGTGCGGGACGTCGTCTCCTGGGGCGTCATGCTTGATAGGTAATACTGTCTTGAGCCAACATGTTTGTTTCTGCAGTTGTTTGTGAAAAGTGGAACAAGTTGATGTTGTGTGCCACGTTGATTAAGGTGATTCAGATCTGCTCTGCCCAGTATGTGAAGTACCATAACTCTGTTCTTGAATCTGGAAACATTGTAGCCAGAACTTGACTTGGCATTTAGTATTATTTCAAACCTTTAGAAAAAAACTGTGTTTCTGCCAGATCTCTCCATTTTTTTTAACATATCTTGGTAATTTGCAAGGTGATGTAATCTAGGGACCTTCAAGAAGGTAGAATATAATCTGTGCATCATCCATGATTCGGACATATACTTGACAAATGGCATATTGATACACagtatttagttttttttttcaaagatcTTTGTTTACCCTGCAGAAAGCCTAGGGATAGCAAAATTCCGTCTAATGCAGTCATCTTTACAAATAACTCATTTGCTGCTACTCTGTATTCTCCATTCTGCATGCTACTTGGCCGTTGCATTTTTCACTACAAACTGTTATAGACCTCTTTGATATCAATTGGCAGTTATTGTCAGACTCGGAACTATAAAGAAGCTTTGCTTCAATTTGCTAAGATGAAGAATTCTGGAGTTCTTTCAGACCAATTGATCCTTGCTACTGTTCTATCAGCTTGTGGGCATATAAGGCATTTGAGAACTGGGAAATCCATCCACTCATACATGTTGGTGTCAGACATTCTTATCAACGCTCACCTCAGTAGTGCTCTCATAAATTTGTATGCTAGTTGCGCGAGCATGGAGATGGCAGAAAAGCTATATAATGGGATGCCAAGGAAGGACTTGGTATCATCAACTGCCATGGTTTTTGGGTACGCCAGGAACAGAAAATTTGAGATTGCTCGCTATATATTTGATGGAATGCCAGAGAAGGATGTGGTATCTTGGAGTGCTATGATATCAGGATATGCTGATAGTAACCAACCCAATGAAGCATTGAGTCTGTTCAATGATATGCAAGAGTGTGGTATCAGGCCTGATGAAGTTACCATGTTAAGTGTCATATCTGCATGTGCTAATTTAGGTTCCCTTGATAAAGCCAAATGGATCCATGCCTTCATTAAGAATAATGGATTGAATAAAATATTGCACATTTGCAATGCTCTTATTGATATGTTTGCCAAATGTGGGGGCATTAACCTTGCATTGAATATCTTCAATGAAATGCCTCAAAAGAATGTCATCACCTGGACAAGTATGATTACTGCTTTTGCTATGCATGGTGATGGAAAATCTGCCTTATGTCTGTTTGAGCAGATGAGAAATGAAGGCGTTGAACCCAATGAAGTGACATTTCTTAATTTACTTTATGCTTGCTGTCATGCTGGTCTAGTCCATGAAGGTCGTTCATTGTTTAGCTCTATGGTTCAGCAATACGGGATTGAACCCAAGCATGAGCACTATGGATGTATGGTGGATCTTCTAGGAAGGGCTAAACTTATGCAAGAAGCTGTTAATCTCATAGAGTCAATGCACTTACGGCCCAATGTGCCTGTCTGGGGATCTCTGTTAGCAGCATGCTGGATGCATGGTGATCTCAAGCTCGGCGCATTTGCTGCCAAGAAAATTTTGCAGTTGGATCCTAATCATGATGGAGCATCTGTGCTTTTATCGAAGATATACATGAAATCTGATAACTTGAATGATGCTCAGGAGGTGAGGGATGTAATGAAACTCCAGGGGGTCTCAAAAGAAACAGGCTTGAGTTGGATGGACCTGAATGAGCCTTTTCATGAGTTTACAGCTGGAGGTGAAAAATATCCTGAAAATGACAAGATCTTTCAAAAGTTGTGAACTAAAGATGCACAGCTACCCAGGATGTTGAGATTGTTTAAGTATACTTGTGAAACGAGGATATGAGAGAATCTGTTCTGCTGCATTGTGGAAACTTGTTATTTTTTTCTGCCTGGTGATTCAAGGTATGGGATACCACATCTTGCCAAAGAGTATCCAACTTTTTTGAGAATTGCCACTCATTTCTGGATTGCATAGTGTGAATGCAGGTCTTTCTTATCAGTTTTTATTCATTATGTAGTATTGTGCTATCCAACAATTTTTCTTTGCTCTCCACTTAACAGAGGATCCTGTGATTAGTATATATTTATAACTTGTCATTTTTACTGCAATAGGACGACCCTCATGTTTACTGCTCTTGCAATAGGAGGCTGcttgtataatttttttttgcacttGCATGTACACAAATGCTCATGTTGAGAGACATATGTAGATAGCACAGAATATTGCACTTGTATTGCAAGGTCATCATGAGCTGCCTGTCATCTTATTCTCCATGATCATGAACAGATTAGAAAATGAACAGTGTCTGTCATCTTATTTGCAAAACATCTCTTGTGCAGTACATCGATTTACAGTATCTCTTACATGATCAGAGACTATGGAAAGCAATGGTTATTTTTCAAATCTGATGAGTGAGACATTCAACCCACTGCATGACCTTGAAGGCTTGAACTGAATACCAATCCTTAAAAGCAACTGTCACAGAATGTGGGAGCAGCACCCACTGAGAGAGCAAACCAGAAAAGACCAAAGCATTTCAGCATCAGGAAGATGCACTATTGGTGTCGTCAGCATGACTCGAATACCCGATGTTAGTATGGATCTTGTCAAAGAAACCAACCAAACTAGGAGCACCTATTGGAATCGAATTTATGATTACTTCCATTCCAATGAGGATTTCTCCTCAACCTATGACCAAAAATTTCTGATGCATCATTGGGGCACAATATAAGATAATTGCAACTTGTTAGTTGGATTTAGACACAAATTAATGGTAGAGGGCAAAGTGGTATAACAATACAAGACAGGTACAGATTCCATATGTTCTCTAATTCCATTGTGCATATTTATGCATGCAATTCATGCTGTACTAATTTCAATTTGGGTGTCAGATGCCGTGTACAGATTGTGGAAGCCTGTGGTGTGTTCTAGTCTGAAGATCACAACGAGTCTTTCCAATTCCTTCAGTGTTGGAATCTCTTCCTCTTGCGCACACAGCCAAGATGGAAACAGAGCACGAGTGCATGCCTGTGTGGGCAGCCGGGCAGTGAGCCCTCCACTACCACCAATGTGCAGGTGGTGTCGACACATCACCGTCGCCCTCCTTGGTTTACCTGTCCATGGATTAGTTCATGTGGCTGACGTACGACGAAGGGTGTGACTGTGGATATGGTTCTTCAGCAAGCGCTCGGTTCACATCCCAGGTAGAAGTACAGCTGCCACTTTACCCAACGTTTTAGGGACATTGACAGACCATACACAAGTATAGCAAAACGGACATGGACAACAGGAAATGAACAGTTGGGTGGATTCATAGTCAGGTTACAGAGGTTTATATCTGTGTTCGTTGTGCAGGCGTAGGATAGAGTGTCCCCCCTACTGAatctttgtgcaagaaagcctATGTAAAACTATGTGCACTCGTGAACAGAATTGTTAAGACCATGATGAAGGTGTTGCAATCTGCAtgtgcagtttttttttttttaaaaaaaactgtcTCTCAATTAAGGAAGGAAAGAAATTTATATCATGGGCGGATTTAGGGGTATTCCCCTGTATTCCCGGGAATACCCAACTATTTTGGTACACTTTTATgtaaatatgtatatatacttatatatataaatgtataaTGCTATAATATATAGTATTTTCGCACTGTTAAGCTCAAAACATATAAAAAACTGGCATTTCAATTAGAAATCTATATTCTAGAAAGCAAATTTTGGTTTAAAGTTGCTGACTTATAGTGCAATTAGCTATATTTTAAGTCTATAGATTCGATTTTGTGGAAGTGGAAATATCTAAGTTTTAAATCTTGGCTCCGCCACTGTTATATGTACAGGAATGCCCGGATGTCCCGGAAGCCCCATCGGGCTCAAACACAGAAACACACACAAAAGCCCTCCCCCTGGGGGTTAATCTGTGAAAGACTAAGTCGGGTTGCTAATAAAGACCATAGAGTGCATATCAATGTCTTCTTTAGCTTTGAATGCCACTTGTTGAGCATTCATGGCCACATTCTGAAAGATTCTTCTGTTTGACGGCATCCAGGCCTATCGTATGAAGTGCTGAAGAAGACTGATGCAAATCCGGCAATAGGAGAAGAAGCAGAGTTGAAGTCTGTTAGGCTTAGTTAGGCGGGTTAGGCGGTTGCTTAGCTGGTATTCTATCGGTGGCGTGGCAAGATAGCGTGGCCGATCCTTCTCGTGTTGCGCCATCTATATAAGGCATTGTAACTGAACTGAATTGTTAACAAACTCCTGATTCCCTTCCTCCTGCTATTCTCCTACCCCGGCTTCTACAGTCTCAGCGAGAAATAGATAAAAATTAACATGGGTTTACTTACAGTGGAAATAGATAAAAACTAAAGAGGAGCTATGCTAGATAGtttgggggttatgtagactctttaatttttatctatttcttagttatagataaatcatagatttaacaagaataaaactaaataaattgataactaagttatacgtgatccactaggtacgaaacttttaccatagttcaagcatacaataatgagctcaccataaaaatttcaccacaattggatcataggaactgcatatatcaattattcgatttaattacagaaaaacatagatttaaagctacaacaaaaactttatactaaaatataccatattatatattcactgtgtagatctactcatcagaagtccaaaaaaattgaaattttcattttatgatttttctataatttattatgatttttcaaaaatttagcggaaataaataaaaaagaaaaaagacaaaaccaccatccaaaaccactctagggggttatttgaccggttttgaaagttcagggggtagaatatccgaTTTTATAGTTCGGGGGTGAAGTAGTCCACCCTTAATAAtttggggggttatgtagactttttcctataAAAAATGGTGGTTTTACTTACAGTCTCAGCGACAGCAGCTATGCTGCTAACTGCATGCACATTGTGAGTGACTAGTCGCATGGGTGGGTTAACATGGGTTTGGGTCAATTTTGGATCCACCCATTTATGGACTGTTTAAATGGATTAGCTTGGGTTGGGTTATTCGATTCCATGGGTATACAAATGGAAGCAGCATGTTGATACCTCATTCAGCATAGTGTGTTGTTCGTCCCAAGATCTGTTGCTGCTGCCGGGCAAATCGGCTGAATGAATGTAATTTAAGCCGTCGGTATATACAGTTGGTTAGGTTTAAGCTGTCGGTATGGATGCTCGTATTTTACTAGATTTATTATATGACTTAATGACATCTATGCTTTCACTAGTAGATGATTTATCAACAGCGAGACGTATGTAGTGACTTTATCAATCTTAAGATGTGCCGACATAGTCTTTTGAAGATGCATATAAAGATAAGGCTTGCGTATGTGAGCGTGTGTGCATATTGAGCGTCTGTATCTGTACTTTGTAattcgcaaaaaaaaagaagaagaaaaaaagagtgaAAGGCCCTCTCCAATCTGGccactagggatgaaaacggatcagatacggacggatatcaccgatatcatatttgtttttatatttctggtcggattcggattcaaatacggataatgtcaatcatgtcggataagatatgattggatgtcgacatcataaatatacgatttaagtattcggatacgaatacggtatcggatgttaaacattcggactcggatacggacagatctaacctctctaaacgaattcgatctcgaatacggtcagaaaatatccgtaccgttttcatcctacTGGCCACGCGTCCAACCGGCAACCCGCAGCTAACTCGTGAGTGCATGGACCTAGCGGGCCAAAAGACCAAAGAGACTATAGCCCAAGTTCTCTTGGCCCAACCCGTGGGCTGTGGATGGACTCTCGCCCGCCCGCGAAAAAGTGGCTTCCCTTCCCTCCCAAACCCCAAACAAATTCAAATTTCCAATTCCAAATTCAATCCCCGCCCCCGCGCCTTCCATCTCCAATCAGAAACGCCTTCGGAGCCCGCGCATCTCCCCATCTGCTCCCCAATCCCGACCTCGGTTGGTTGGCACGGGCGCGGCGATGGTGCGCGAGCTACGCGTCGACGCCTTCTACGCGCGCCTccgctcgacggcggcggcggcggcgggctcctcctcctcggcgcCGGTCCTGATCCTCCCGTCGGCCGCCGACGCCGACTCGCTCTGCACGGTGCGGGCGCTGGCGCACGTCCTCGCCGCCGACTCCGTCCGCTTCTCCGTCTACCCCGTcgcttccgccgccgccgccagggcgCTCCTCGCCTCCTTCTCGgcttccgcctccgcctcctcgcCGCTCTGCCTCGTCCTCGTCAACTGGGGCGCGCACTGGGACCTGGTGCGCGCCGCCGTCCTGCCCGACACCGCTACCGCCTTCGTCGTCGACTCCCATCGCCCTGTACACCTCCACAACCTCTGCGCGCGCAACGACCGCGTCGTCGTCCTCTTCACCGCCGACGACGAGCAAGCCGCCGACCTCTCCTATGATTTCGACCTCGCCGCGCTCGCCGACGCCTCTGACCTTGCCGCCGAgggcgacgccgacgccgaccccCTCCGCGCCGCTTCCGGCTCCGACGCTTCCGATTATGAGGACTCCGACGCCGACGAGGACGAGGAtgtcagcggcggcggcggcaggaggAAGAGGCGCCGGCTGTCcgacgacgccgacgccgacgccgactctGACCCCGTGAGGCTGTTCGGGAGGCTGCGGCGGGAGTACTACCGCGTCGGCACGTTCCACGGCAAGCCGTCGGGGTGCCTCATGTACGAGCTGGCCCACGCGCTGCGCCGCAACACCAGCGAGCTGCTCTGGCTCGCCTGCGTCGCGCTCACCGACCAGTTCGTGCACGACCGCATCACCAACGAGCGGTACCAGGCGGCGGTCATGGAGCTGGagcagcacgtcaacggctcgGGCGCCCTCGACCCGTCGGGCGCCGGCGCGGTCGTCACGCTCAAGGACGGCACCAAGGTCCGCGCGCCCGAGGCGTCCCGCATCGCCTACGAGGACGAGCCGCGGCTCATGCTGCTAAGGGAGTGGAGCCTCTTCGACTCCATGCTCTGCTCCTCCTACGTCGCCACCAAGCTCAGGACGTGGACCGACAACGGCCTCAAGAAGCTCAAGCTGCTGCTCGCCAGGATGGGGTTCCCGCTCGCTGACTGTCAGAAGAGCTTTCAGTACATGAGCATGGAGGTCAAGCGCAAGATGCGGGACGAGTTTGACCGCTTGCTGCCTGAGTACGGCCTCACGGAGTTCTACTACCGGAGCTTCTTGAGGGTGCACGGGTACAGG is a window from the Sorghum bicolor cultivar BTx623 chromosome 5, Sorghum_bicolor_NCBIv3, whole genome shotgun sequence genome containing:
- the LOC8069254 gene encoding pentatricopeptide repeat-containing protein At4g14820, with protein sequence MNPHTHHHHLRQLQAVLLRRGHQIPSPPTTHLDPDRAYLATIRAAATTPRLVLAACACLRRTGLPPPGPRALPALLRSAARCVGAGAYVRGAHALAFRVGSLDDGFVRTALVGAYAACGCVGDARKVFDGMAVRDVVSWGVMLDSYCQTRNYKEALLQFAKMKNSGVLSDQLILATVLSACGHIRHLRTGKSIHSYMLVSDILINAHLSSALINLYASCASMEMAEKLYNGMPRKDLVSSTAMVFGYARNRKFEIARYIFDGMPEKDVVSWSAMISGYADSNQPNEALSLFNDMQECGIRPDEVTMLSVISACANLGSLDKAKWIHAFIKNNGLNKILHICNALIDMFAKCGGINLALNIFNEMPQKNVITWTSMITAFAMHGDGKSALCLFEQMRNEGVEPNEVTFLNLLYACCHAGLVHEGRSLFSSMVQQYGIEPKHEHYGCMVDLLGRAKLMQEAVNLIESMHLRPNVPVWGSLLAACWMHGDLKLGAFAAKKILQLDPNHDGASVLLSKIYMKSDNLNDAQEVRDVMKLQGVSKETGLSWMDLNEPFHEFTAGGEKYPENDKIFQKL
- the LOC8069255 gene encoding cell division control protein 45 homolog — translated: MVRELRVDAFYARLRSTAAAAAGSSSSAPVLILPSAADADSLCTVRALAHVLAADSVRFSVYPVASAAAARALLASFSASASASSPLCLVLVNWGAHWDLVRAAVLPDTATAFVVDSHRPVHLHNLCARNDRVVVLFTADDEQAADLSYDFDLAALADASDLAAEGDADADPLRAASGSDASDYEDSDADEDEDVSGGGGRRKRRRLSDDADADADSDPVRLFGRLRREYYRVGTFHGKPSGCLMYELAHALRRNTSELLWLACVALTDQFVHDRITNERYQAAVMELEQHVNGSGALDPSGAGAVVTLKDGTKVRAPEASRIAYEDEPRLMLLREWSLFDSMLCSSYVATKLRTWTDNGLKKLKLLLARMGFPLADCQKSFQYMSMEVKRKMRDEFDRLLPEYGLTEFYYRSFLRVHGYRSKVSAADVVYGVTALLESLNAESKGSKESSAAEQFWAAYSALSLSNVDQLQKGMQSAIEIQRAILRQGSSAITKTGFIRSAKKFRWVKLDDPVDTSKLCHPQALTKFCFFLMDALKERGARMKPLICACLAKEPEKVLVVGVCGKPRLGAAQGNAFGNAFRSAAEEIGADYFHDMFESSWIVLDVVAVSSFMIRLTDKL